In Cygnus olor isolate bCygOlo1 chromosome 12, bCygOlo1.pri.v2, whole genome shotgun sequence, one DNA window encodes the following:
- the CARMIL2 gene encoding capping protein, Arp2/3 and myosin-I linker protein 2 isoform X3 — protein MATSPGGIPAELQEGITASLGTKKILLVKSVQLQVKSKYDDFILVLTPWRAYVVPAVLPVRVHSSFSFLEVRDIAVREPSVVVIETDTSSYSFRLMSFDDLEQVVIHVTMSLKKVFPDSSPGTLLKNSPPNLYERIRRVTDSLEEMLQSNQGPCGGFSETYAALCDYNGFVFREEVQWDVDNIYHGQDCREFNLLDFSHLESRDVALSVAALSFNLWFTKLSCKDFRLNQEIAEQLLYMLSKSVTLEELALENSGLRCDFAQRMAQALSRHPDSVLHTINLAGNQLEDRGVIAFSRHFEKRPKGLQSLNLARTMLAAKGMSTLCQALAANEAIGSSLRLLDLSGNPGSLAVEDTTSLQSLLGRCASLTHLSLAATDCSLDTLFGALVQGCCASLVHLDLSKNTYSHRKVKAIPPDIKQFFSQARALRHISVAGTKLPPDAVRAMLQGLAYNSHISDLHLDLSSCELRSAGAQVIQDLIPDASAISDLDLSDNGFDSDMVTLVLSIGRSKSIRHVSLGKNFNIKSKDGLLDVLHRIVQLTQEDDCPLQSLSVAESRLKLGTNVLLSALGSNTSLTTLDISGNAMGDTGAKMLAKALQINTKLRTVVWDRNNTTALGLLEVAQALERNYTLKSMPLPMSDVAQAYRSNPERTEEAVHKLQSCLARNQMRRALPAQTFRLQQGILASSSEQMVNEICLSVQKHVDILSSCPGREVEADILCAEEAIRNANLAVSILPLLYEAGNTPYQSGKLQHKLECLTEEASQTCGREIQAIMQAAMDTAHNLCPPVMQKSGVRDQLINAMSERIHLQEHLNLSSVLDQMVTDVFSKLNEIKLSVTAAAADCIVDAVLGDLSAAQCKLAESLPTHGLDLLEPTEDDAAALVRSRNLSDLAEKGFAVEEYKMALRRKNKHFRSIRPTPTVRSPSELEPPASGKARPAATKDAEPAAGALPGTPPAEALMDLPTAGERLEHCTKARPRPNRRHKQPPSKPNVQPVVHENSEDRSITRVDEGLEDFFTKRLISEELPPMVLETGPGSAPLVSSSSRTLKKKIGNFFAFKKPKSSRGSRCEKEPEGSTAAPRSRRSMLSDILRAPSKAGEPGKALSKSEEGALSTEPEHSQTPEAARRIRPKYSREGKSQSLILLPGEDEEALGVRQDKKRHLEKSDGELPNSFEQRVHVMLHRMGVTKGLAAEGKKQQSKDSEIKKAGSDGDIVDSSADSPPSLKARTHSVSTAVTIPLRLRRSPVLKRRPEVMGEPSPASQAGGTTPQDRPRAGLEEPQPGATGYRERPGGLTQTVVNAQDSAVDQRSPVPGREEPALGQ, from the exons AGGGCATCACCGCCTCCCTGGGGACAAAGAAGATCCTCCTGGTCAAGAGTGTCCAGCTGCAGGTGAAATCCAAGTACGACGACTTTATCTTG GTGCTGACACCCTGGCGAGCCTACGTGGTGCCGGCGGTGCTGCCAGTCAGG GTGCACAGCAGCTTCAGCTTCCTGGAGGTGAGGGACATCGCCGTGCGAGAGCCCAGCGTG GTTGTCATAGAAACGGACACATCATCTTACTCCTTCCGGCTCATGTCCTTCGACGACTTGGAGCAAGTTGTCATCCATGTCACCATGTCACTTAAGAAGGTCTTCCCAGACTCATCCCCTGG GACACTGCTCAAGAACTCGCCCCCCAACCTGTACGAGAGGATCCGGAGGGTCACGGACTCGctggaggagatgctgcagagCAACCAGGGGCCCTGCG GTGGGTTTTCAGAGACCTACGCCGCCTTATGCGATTACAACGGCTTTGTCTTCCGCGAGGAGGTCCAGTGG GATGTGGACAACATCTACCACGGCCAAGACTGCCGGGAGTTCAACCTGCTGGACTTCAGCCACCTGGAGAGCCG GGATGTGGCGCTGAGCGTCGCTGCCTTGTCCTTCAACCTGTGGTTCACCAAGCTCTCCTGCAAGGACTTCAGGCTG AACCAGGAGATCGCCGAGCAGCTGCTGTACATGCTCAGCAAGTCGGTGACGCTGGAGGAGCTGGCACTGGAGAACAGCGGGCTGAGATG CGACTTTGCACAGAGGATGGCCCAGGCACTCAGCAGACATCCCGACTCCGTCCTGCACACCATCAACCTCGCCGGCAACCAGCTGGAGGACAGAG GGGTAATCGCCTTCAGCCGGCACTTTGAGAAGAGACCCAAGGGCCTGCAGAGCCTCAACCTGGCCAGGACGATGCTTGCTGCTAAAG GGATGAGCACGCTGTGCCAGGCGCTCGCAGCCAACGAAGCCATCGGCTCCTCGCTCCGGCTCCTGGACCTCTCGGGGAACCCCGGCAGCTTGGCTGTGGAGGACACCACC AGCTTGCAGAGCCTCCTGGGCCGCTGCGCCTCGCTCACGCACCTCAGCCTGGCTGCCACCGACTGCTCCCTGGACACC CTCTTTGGGGCACTGGTCCAAGGATGCTGCGCCAGCCTGGTCCACCTGGACCTCTCCAAAAACACATACTCGCACCG GAAGGTGAAAGCCATCCCTCCTGACATCAAGCAGTTCTTCAGCCAGGCCCGTGCACTCAGGCACATCTCCGTGGCGGGTACCAAGCTGCCTCCAGATGCCGTCAG GGCCATGCTGCAAGGGCTGGCGTACAACAGCCACATCAGTGATCTGCACCTGGATCTTAGCAGCTGCGAG CTGAGGTCGGCGGGGGCCCAGGTCATCCAGGATCTCATCCCCGACGCCAGTGCCATCAGCGACCTGGATCTGTCTGACAACG GCTTTGACTCCGATATGGTGACGCTGGTGCTGTCCATTGGCAGAAGCAAGTCCATCCGGCACGTCTCGCTGGGGAAGAACTTCAACATCAAATCCAA GGACGGGCTGCTGGACGTCCTGCACCGCATCGTCCAGCTCACCCAGGAGGACGACTGC CCCCTCCAGTCCCTGTCTGTGGCCGAGTCGCGCCTCAAGCTGGGAACCAACGTCCTGCTGAGCGCCCTGGGCAGCAACACCAGCCTCACCACGCTAGACATCAGCGGCAACGCCATGGGCGACACCGGCGCCAAGATGTTGGCCAAGGCCCTGCAGATCAACACGAAGCTCAG GACCGTGGTTTGGGACAGGAACAACACAACTGCCCTTGGCCTCCTGGAGGTGGCTCAGGCTTTGGAGAG GAACTACACCCTCAAGTCCATGCCCCTGCCGATGAGCGACGTGGCGCAGGCGTACCGCAGCAACCCTGAGAGGACGGAGGAGGCCGTGCACAAG CTCCAGTCCTGCCTGGCGAGGAACCAGATGCGTCGCGCACTGCCCGCGCAGACCTTccggctgcagcagggcatCCTGGCCTCCTCCTCCGAGCAG ATGGTGAACGAGATCTGCTTGAGCGTGCAGAAGCACGTCGACATCCTGAGCTCCTGCCCGGGCCGGGAGGTGGAGGCGGACATCCTCTGTGCCGAGGAAGCCATCAGGAACGCCAACCTGGCCGTCAGC ATCTTGCCCCTGTTGTACGAAGCAGGGAACACCCCGTACCAGAGCGGCAAGCTGCAGCACAAGCTGGAGTGTCTCACGGAGGAAGCGTCGCAGACCTGCGGCCGGGAAATCCAG GCAATCATGCAGGCAGCGATGGACACGGCGCACAACCTGTGCCCGCCCGTGATGCAGAAGAGCGGGGTGAGGGACCAGCTAATCAACGCCATGTCGGAGCGCATCCACCTCCAGGAGCACCTCAACCTCAGCTCCGTCCTGGACCAGATGGTCACCGACGTCTTCAGCAAGCTGAA cGAGATCAAGCTGTCCGTCACGGCCGCCGCGGCCGACTGCATCGTGGATGCCGTGCTGGGAGACCTGTCTGCTGCCCAGTGCAAGCTG GCAGAGAGCCTCCCCACGCATGGGCTGGATCTCCTGGAGCCCACTGAGGACGATGCCGCCGCGCTGGTGCGGAGCAGGAACCTCTCGGACCTTGCTGAGAAAGGCTTCGCGGTGGAGGAG TACAAGATGGCTCTGCGGAGGAAGAACAAGCATTTCAGGAGCATTCGGCCCACGCCGACCGTGAGAA GTCCCTCGGAGCTGGAGCCGCCGGCCAGCGGCAAGGCGCGCCCGGCTGCCACAAAGGATGCTGAGCCCGCCGCCGGCGCGCTCCCCGGCACGCCGCCCGCCGAAGCCCTCATGGACCTGCCGACCGCGGGCGAGAGGCTGGAGCACTGCACCAAAGCCAGGCCCAGGCCCAACCGCAGGCACAAGCAGCCGCCGAGCAAGCCGAAC GTGCAGCCTGTGGTCCATGAGAACAGTGAGGACAGGAGCATCACCCGTGTGGATGAGGGCCTGGAGGACTTCTTCACCAAGAGGCTCATCAGCGAGGAGCTGCC ccccatggtgCTGGAGACCGGCCCCGGATCAGCCCCTCTGGTGTCCTCCAGCTCCCGCACCCTCAAGAAGAAAATTGGGAATTTTTTTGCCTTCAAGAAGCCCAAATCCAGCCGGGGCTCACGGTGCGAGAAGGAGCCAGAGGGCAGtacagcagctcccaggagcaGGCGGTCGATGCTCAGTGACATTTTACGGGCCCCCAGCAAGGCGGGCGAGCCGGGCAAGGCGCTGAGCAAATCCGAGGAGGGGGCCCTCAGCACCGAGCCCGAGCACAGCCAGACCCCTGAGGCTGCCCGCAGGATCAGGCCCAAGTACTCGCGGGAGGGCAAGTCCCAGTCCCTCATCCTGCTGCCCGGGGAGGACGAGGAGGCGCTGGGGGTCAGGCAGGACAAG AAGAGGCACCTGGAGAAAAGCGACGGGGAGCTGCCCAACTCCTTCGAGCAGCGCGTCCACGTCATGTTGCACCGCATGGGTGTCACCAAGGGCCTGGCAGCCGAGGGCAAGAAGCAGCAG AGCAAAGACAGCGAGATCAAGAAAGCCGGTTCAGATG GGGACATCGTGGACAGCTCTGCGGACTCCCCGCCGTCCCTGAAGGCCCGCACGCACTCCGTGTCCACAG CCGTGACGATTCCCCTCCGTCTGCGGCGGTCGCCTGTGCTGAAACGGAGACCGGAGGTGATGGgcgagcccagcccagcctcacAGGCAGGAG GCACCACGCCGCAGGACCGGCCCCGTGCAGGGCTGGAGGAACCGCAGCCAGGAGCGACGGGGTACAGGGAGCGGCCAGGAGGCCTGACACAGACTGTTGTGAACGCACAAGACTCAGCCGTAGACCAAAGAAGCCCCGTGCCAGGCCGGGAGGAGCCAGCCCTGGGACAGTGA